GAGGGCGGCTTCAGTCCAAACTCCCCGAAGCTCCCCCCTTCCCGAACCGCGTCTGGTGCCAAGTCGACTTACAGAGAGTTCTGTCGGcattaaaatatacattaagACCATTATGTATCTTGGCAAGTCGACATATAACTTTCTATTAGTGGACTTGACATGATAGCATATCTCACCATGTTAACATGGTCGAAAATGAAAAGATCTATCTTTCCCTCTTGTGTCAGTTGCGTTAACGAAGAATTCCCGAACACCAAATGGCCTAAAAGTGATTAGTTTTGGTCGACCTACCCTATACTAAGGTGTCttataaaatgatatgtaaTTGTACAATATAGTGGGCCTCCACATCCCAAAAGAAGAGACATGAGatgataaaaatttattttcctAACAAACAATCGTTTAATTGCATGcattggcgtaatgagccatTAAACAATATTTAGGGACCGGacatggcgtatcgggcaaaattgataaaaagttacattattttttaaaaaaatcaaattttgtcatagattttgatatattcagaaaatgatttcatatttcagccttctctctttccttttctttccttttctcttttttattggTCTTAAAAACTTAGGGGGCAAGCGCCCCCAAGGCCCCCATCTGCACGCCACATGCCCTTTCGATAGCGCAGTATAGGTACGGGGACAGAATTTACAAAAGCGCAATTTTTGTAAATGGGTCACAGGTATCAAAAGCATCAATTCTAGTCACCAATTACTTGGCAACCTATTTTGAAATGCTAATtcatgcaaataataataataataacggtatatttacccagggtagccgcttcagttccgaaaactgttctcccagcgggccctgctattattattacaccggctaagctaggctacttATTCAGGTGGACatagctttttgaggaattacttcctgctggtacccatttacctcacctgggtcgagtgcagcacattgtggatgacttccttgctgaaggaaactaagccatggctgggattcgaacccatgacactctgtttcaaagtccggagactaatccactgggccaagaCGCTCCAAATTTCATGCAGAAAATACATATATCACCACTTCTCCTTGTagagtaataataacaatcaaaTTAGGCCGACTACATTTTGGGACCGTTTTCAGGTCAAGCATAGGCTATTTATTGTACATCACTATAGGAGTCGATAAACTGTTTAACCACGATTATATAAACACTGAATGATAATCTATGTGATTATGTGCTATAATAAAACACACATCAACAATCATGGATAGCAATTTTATCACTTTTGAATGATTAAGCGTTTTGGAGAGAAATCAAAAAATGGGTTACTGGGAATTTGCTCAAAGTGATGATTTATGCAAATTGATATGTTACATGTATGGAAGAAATACACAAAATCAATCATATCTCATGATGCAGAATTGAACACAACGCCCTTTTCTGTACATATCTCCCTTTTATGATAGAGCATTAATACTAGACATAAGGGGccaagaaaatgatgaatggCCTATACTTACAATGGACATTTCATGTAGGACTCACATGCACTATCATCTCATCTCACATCTCATCGAGGATAAATCATAAAAACCCACTTTTTacgtgtatttatttatttattatttattttatttatttatccatttatttattattttctattatttatgtACTCATTTCTCTCCCCTCTTGCGTTAATTCACTCTTATTCCATTCTTTGTCAACTCGATATTATGTAAGACTGTCACTGCATATAGGAGCCTTCAACCAACAagccttttttttacttttttggctctTTCATTTCCACAtctctcattttattttctcagtCATTactacaaaatataattttcattcctTTCTGAATTCATGtaatcagtattttttttttttgtataggcctatttttttttacatttattttgtccTGCGTCTGAAAAAACATGAGGGCGACGGGCGAGTTCGCCCTCATGACTACCCAAATCGCCCCTAAAGTTCCCCCAAAAACTATGCTTTGGGGCGACCATGCTTTCTAGAGTCGCCCCAAGATGATCTGTCCCAAACAAAGTTCAAGACTATTTAGAAAATCCCTATTCAACCTAAATAAGAACCTTGTCTATTTGTTGCTCTGGGCTATGAAGCTTCAGGTGCTATGGCAGCTAACAATGAACACGGTCCCTGTGCACATAAAAGAACAAACGCTTACACCAATGATGCAGTGTGCATAATACATAATCCTCTATCTCCCCCCAAGTCTTTGGCGTGTATTGTAGAGAAGATGGCAATACGGGAACGAAGACTGAAGAAGTCAAATTAACAAAGATGGTGCATCGTCGAAACGAGTCCATAAAGCTCCATGTATAAAATCAAGAACCGTGGGAATAACATAATTAACTAACACTAAGGAACGCGAAAACAACGTGCAAAGTCAACACCAGTGCAAATAACAGGAAACTCTTGAATGCAACACTAATGTCAGTTGAACTGGCTGAAATCACATGGAATAGTCCGAGTGCCAGACAGGCTGTCTGGTGCGACGGGTAGAGCACCGTGGTGCTGTAGGAGGGGTGCCAGGCGGAGGAGCAGTGATCGGTGCAGGAACTGGATCCAAGCCGGGGGCTGCTGGTGGTGTCTCAGGCGGCGTTGTGAGGGAGTCCTCCACGGTAGAGGGGGGATGCGTTCCACGAGGGGCATCCTTGGCTGCCTGCGGAGGTGAAGAAGCGGCAGAAGCAGGCTCAGGGGGGCGGCATGGGGCATCTGCAGTGCCGGTATGTCGCAGGGAGAGTGGCACCTGTCCCACACGGCTAGAGAGGGGTGCGGGTGCTGGACGGTGATGTAGAGAGATGTCTTCCTCCATAGTCAGTGGGGGTGGGTGCCGTCGCACAGGCACATATTTCCGAAGAAATTTCCTGTTGCGGAGGGTGACCCTCCCAGAACCATCAACTCGGATGACGTATTGGTCATACTGTCGAACTTCGATCACAGTCCCAGTTCTGTCCCACTTGAGTGGGTGTGGTCCTGTCTGATTCTGGAGGCGGACGTGGTCTCCGACGGCAAGGGGCAGGAGCCGTTTAGTATGCTCGGACCAACGTTCTGCGTCCCTCATGTGACGGGTACGAAGTGCTTCTTCCCGAGCTGCCAGGGTCTCGCGCCATGTGTTGTGTGGTAGATATTTGCCTGGGGCAATGGGGATGAAGTCTTGGATTGGATGGCCAAAGACACACATAGCCGGGGAGAGCCTGGTGTCCCTGTCAGGAGTGTTCCGGTACTGCAGCATAGCCCGTTGGAAGGTATCAGTGTCTAGGGCACCTGCAGGGCTGGTGTTGGACATGATGAGACGTTTCACGGATTTGACAGCCACCTCAGCACGACAGTTGCTATGTGGGTAAGCAACGGATGAAAGTCTGTGATGAATGCCCCAGTCCTTGAGAAAGCGGCGTGTGGCAGCTCCTGTAAATTCTGGGCCACCATCCGATGCTAGTTCATCCGGGATCCCGAAGGTGACGAATGTCCTCCGTAGGCAAGAAATGAGTCCAGTTGCCCCTTGATTGGACCTCTCAACGATGGGCCAATTGGAGTAGCGGTCCACGATGACCAGGTAGTTGCAGCCCTTGTAGTGAAAGAAATCGGCACAGATGCATTGGAAAGGGAAAGCCGGAGACAGCAACGGGGTCGGGGGTGCACGCGGGTTGGAGGGTGCGATCCTGTTGCATTGGTTGCACCGGGCACGGAGAGCTGTAATGGCTGGAGTGATGCCAGGCCAAAAGACTGAGGACTCGGCTCTGGCTGTCATAGAAGTTACTCCTTGGTGCGCAGCATGCAGATGAGCCAATACTTCCTCCCGGAGTGATGGTAGTATGACAATGCGGTCTTTGTAGAGGATGACACCATCACTTGTATAAAGGTCGTCACGGAATGGGAAATATTCGCGGACAGGTGAGGGGAGCTCATGACGAAACTCCGGCATGCCAGCTTCAACAGCATTGAGTAGTGCTTGCATGTTGTCGTCACTAGTTGTGGCAGTACGGACCCGGTCCCATGTGACTGACTTCAAGTGGAGGGACTCCAGGGCACACATAGCAGAGGAAAGCGTGCAAATCCCGACAGTGTCCTCTTGTGGGGCCATGGTTCGGAGGCCTGCCATGAGTGATTCGGAGTGCAGGAACATGGCAGGGGTCAAAGAGATTGCAGCGATGTCATCAGGGAGGTGCAACTTCTCTGGCTCACCAGGACGGTGTCTGACGCCTGGAATGTGGACCATACGGAACTTGTATCGCAgggttttttttccttcaaattccTCAGGCGGGGATTTGGGATGTCTTGTAGGGCGCAATCGGCAAAGATCTTGAGGAGGGGCTTGTGATCGACAGCTATGGTGAGGTCCTCACATCCCAAGACGAAGTATCTCGCCTTGTCCAGGGCATCAGCTACGGCTAGGGCTTCGCCTTCCTCTGGAGCATAGCGTGCCTCAGCGGCATGGGTGAATCTGCTCCCAACAAGGGTGATCTTCCAGCCCGTATTGCAGCAGAAGGGTTCAGTGTTGTTGCAGCTGCAGTGTTTTTGTAGGAGCCAGAATCCGATGCCATTCTTGGACCAGTCTGTCGCGAGGCAGGTGGGTTTGTGTGGATCAAAAATGCGCACGCCTTCCTCAATCTCGCTGGCAATGGTGGCTTTGGACTCGTCGAAAGCTGTCTGGAGTGCTGTGGTCCATATGAAGGGTGTGTTGGGCTTCAAGAGGTCACGGAATGGGAGCATCTTCTCAGCCATACTGAAGGCGTAGGACACTTGATTGACAAGGCCAAAC
Above is a window of Lytechinus pictus isolate F3 Inbred chromosome 15, Lp3.0, whole genome shotgun sequence DNA encoding:
- the LOC129278878 gene encoding uncharacterized protein K02A2.6-like, yielding MAGLRTMAPQEDTVGICTLSSAMCALESLHLKSVTWDRVRTATTSDDNMQALLNAVEAGMPEFRHELPSPVREYFPFRDDLYTSDGVILYKDRIVILPSLREEVLAHLHAAHQGVTSMTARAESSVFWPGITPAITALRARCNQCNRIAPSNPRAPPTPLLSPAFPFQCICADFFHYKGCNYLVIVDRYSNWPIVERSNQGATGLISCLRRTFVTFGIPDELASDGGPEFTGAATRRFLKDWGIHHRLSSVAYPHSNCRAEVAVKSVKRLIMSNTSPAGALDTDTFQRAMLQYRNTPDRDTRLSPAMCVFGHPIQDFIPIAPGKYLPHNTWRETLAAREEALRTRHMRDAERWSEHTKRLLPLAVGDHVRLQNQTGPHPLKWDRTGTVIEVRQYDQYVIRVDGSGRVTLRNRKFLRKYVPVRRHPPPLTMEEDISLHHRPAPAPLSSRVGQVPLSLRHTGTADAPCRPPEPASAASSPPQAAKDAPRGTHPPSTVEDSLTTPPETPPAAPGLDPVPAPITAPPPGTPPTAPRCSTRRTRQPVWHSDYSM